GGTTACACGAGCAAACTTGCAGGTACCGAGCGTGGTGTAGTGGCTCCGGAAGCCACATTTTCAGCTTGCTTTGGATGGCCGTTCTTGACCGATAGGCCAGCGCGGTATGCAGAGATGCTGATGGAACGAATCATTCGTTACAACGTTCCGGTGTATCTGCTTAGCACAGGCTGGGTTGGCGGAGGATACGGGGAATCCGAGCGCATGCCGCTTGCTCTGACCCGGGACTTAGTCCGGCGGATTATCGCGGGCGAACTGAACAACCTGCCGACGCGTCGTGATGAGGAGCTGTTCTTGAACGTGCCAAATGAGATTTCAGGTATCCCGACGCATTATCTGAATCCGAAATCCGGGTTCGATGACGGGGAAGTGTATGCCGAGCGACATCGTCAATTAGCTCGGTCCTTTGCGGATACACTGGGGAAGTTTTCCTTGGTCACCATTTGATTTTGCGACGCATCCCAGACGACGACATCGGCTCTACAGGGCAGCCTCATATCTAAACCGGTACGTAGGAAATCTCTTACACCAAACACCGCCGCGATAAAACGCGTTAGGGAGCACTCAGGATGAACGTTTCGTCCCGAGTGCTCCTGTTTTGCTTGTAGGAGAGATGCATAGTGTTATGCCTACTCCATAATGTCCAAAATCTGACTGTGCAGAGTGTCCAGAAGTTGATGCGAATGCTGACCAGGCGCCGAGTGAGTGAAGAAGTGCAGCAGCAACCAGCAATGAACTCAACAAGCGCATTTGGTCTGTCAAAACGGTCTTCTAGCCGCTGCATACACGCCCTGTATGTTAGATTAATGGAGGTAACGGGCAGGTTAACGCAGCAATCCGAGGCAGCCCCTAGCCGTAGAGAATCGTATAAATACACGAAACGCGGTATGTTCACAAACCACGTTTCTTTGTCTCAGAGTAGAGAAAATCAGGTTTCATGATCTAATTGTATTCGCGTATGTTTTCGTTAAAATGTCGGCGGTACCCATATAGAGTCGTTCAAGAACCGAATTATATCTCGAATTCGCCCGAAAAACCGCAGGTACCGTACCTACCGTACCTACCGTACCTACCGATGGTGCAGACTTTGCTTCAATGGTTTGGTACGTTCGGCAAAGGGCTTGATTTTGGAGTTGAATTTGTGTTGTTGTTTGGCGATGGTGCAGATGATACAGTTGCATTCTTCGTGCTTGAATCAGCTCGTGCAGGTGCAGGTTTCGTCTGAGTGGGGCGATCCCCATGGTGAACGTGTGAATTTGATTGTGGGCTATTTCGGTTCTGGTTTGAAGCGGTTGTTGGGTTTGAGCGTCCGACTTGCTTGTCATGTAAGACGAAAATTAACCCGCATGCGAGTGATAACCCAGCCACGCCAGCCAATATCGCAGGTATCCAAGAATAGAAACGCCGTGCAGGTCTGTTCACCGTGGACTGTTCGCGAAGAGCGGTCAATACACGTTCATCGGTTGACGCATTTGTGGAGCAGAGCCGCAAATCGCGAAGTTGATCAATGATCTCCTTTTCCTTCATATTATTCTCGGATTGAAACATCCCATGTTCCCTCACCTTCAAGAAATACACGTAACTTTTTCAGCGCGCGATGCCAAGTGACTCTGACTTTTGACTCGCTCCAACCGAGCGCTTCTGCAGCTTCGGATACTGAGAGATCCATGACCCCTCGCAGTATCACAACGTCAACGTAAGACCGTCTCATCGTCCCCAATCCGCGTTCGATCACGCGCTTTGCATCCATTGAATCTATGAGCTTCTCTATTGGCCGCTCCGTCGATTCCATGTCAAAAAGCGGTTCACTCGAAATTGAACGGTGTTTCTTTCGATAGAATCCGTTCGCTACATTTCGAGCGATTGAAATGAGCCAAGTCTTCGGCGATGCGTCTCCGCTAAAGTGATGAACGCCCTGAAGTGCCCGAATAAACGTTTCCTGAACGAGATCGTCCACATCCCGTGTCCCCATTCGATAAACGAGATAATTGAACACATCCAGACCATACTGTCGATACCATTCTTCGATCAACTCCAAATGAAACACTCCTGAAAACTCATCTATATATTAGATACCTATTTCAGGCATCAGGTTACACTTTGGGCAAAATTAGATGCTTTCATTGAGGGCAACATCGAATTCATCTCGCCATGTCCAGCTTTGCTTCACGACCTGTTTAAGAACTGTAACGGGAATCATGAAACGAGCATCTAATTGGGTGCAAGTCAATCATTTAAGGAGAGTGAATGATATGAAGAAAGCACTTCTAGCAGTAACTGTCGCATGTTCGCTTGGGGCTCCTGTTGTGGCTACGGCTGCCACTACGTCCACTAGTCAACACCATGGTCACTATCAGCCAGTAGCGTCAACCAAAAGTAGCACTCACACTCAGCCCATCACTATCCATAATCAATCATCAAGCAAAGCGAAGGCTCCAGGACCAGTTTCGCTCCAGTCCGTACTCAATCAGATGTCGAAAGCGAATCAAAGCAAATATCTCCAAGCCATGAAGGCTATGCCCACAGGCAGCACAAAGCATTTCACACAGGCACAGTGGAAAGATTATATTGGCCAATGGTTCACAGAAAGCATGGTTGAGGATGAGGCACAAGGTTTCATTAGCCAAGTGAATGGCGATATGGTGACGAGGCGATTCAATAAAGAACTACAGGCGTGGAATGAACGCGAACCGCTAACGGTGAAGGTCCCGTATAACTTCGGAGCACAGACATGGTCGTTATGGAATGTCAGTGAGAAGACCATGGACATCAATTTTAACGCGTAACAACTGGGTAACTCAAAGCATGCGGCAGCGCTAGACCGAAGGTATCACCAATTTGAAGAAGAATTGTAGTGTCGTCGTAGTTGTGTTCAACCTATTGTAGCAACAACATTTTGCATTTGTGTCTAACAAATGTACTGTCACATGTGGTCACCGTATTGTTCCACAATAGCTAAGATGCGGGTCTCGTGAAACTGCGAGACCTGCTATTTTAATGCTAATCTAGTTTTGCCATTCTGTAGTCCAACATCCAGTTTAGAGTCCCAAGAATCTGATCCAATTCATCCTTGTTGCGTTTGACCTCATTCATTTTTTGATGAATCCATTCAATAATTTCTAAGTCAGTACGGGAATTCGCATCATGATCCTGAAGGATTTCCTTGAGTTCAGCAAGAGAGCAACCTATCCCTTGAAACTTCTTGACGAGGTTCAAACGCTCTACTGCATCGTCCGAATATCTACGATATCTATTCTCCTCTCTCTGAACATGCCGACTGTCCAACAGGCCCTCTTTCTCATAGAAGCGTATGGTGTGGACTGATAACCCAGTCTTTTCGGCTAACTCTCGAATCCTCATGAAAATCTCTCCTCAAAATGACTTGCGTTAGAGTTAACTCTATAGTTTACACTCCAATTATTCAAGTAACGCTACAAAACCGAACGCAATTAGGAGGATATCATGATGCGTGTTTTTGTCACAGGAGCAACAGGTTATATCGGTTCATTCAGCCGTCGTTTTGGAACTGCTCAATGCCGGTCATCAGGTTGTCGGTCTCACTCGTTCGGATCATGGTGCGGCGATGTCGGGTAGCCTTGGGGCGGAGGTACATCGAGGTGATCTTGACGATCTCGACAGCCTTCGAAGTGGTGTCGCAGCCGCAGACGGAGTCATTCACCTAGCGTTTAAACACGACTTTTCAGACTTCGCAGGCTCACTTGGATGCGATTTATGCGCAGTACAAGCGATGGGAACAGCTCTCGAAGGTTCGGATAAACCGTACATTACCACAGTTCATACAAGTGGGGAGGCGTCCGATTGTTGCGCTCGATATACCAACAAGCGTAATGCCAGGGTCTTCTGCACAGACTCGGGCCCTCTTAGACTGGAAACCCAAACAACCCGGACTGATAGCAGACCTTGAAGAGGGTCATTACTTCGACGATTGAGTGACTATAGACCTGACGATGTGGTGTACAAAGTTGCCCCATGACGCAGATAAGGGAGCAGGAGGATTTTATATGGATAATGCAAGTATAAAGACACAGTCATCTCTTTCAATTGCAGTTCTGGGTGTTGGTAAAATCGGTAGCACCTTCGCGTACCAGCTTTCAAAGGCTGGTCATGAAGTGACTGTCATTGCGCGCCAAGGTTCTCTTCGTCTCGAACAGTTACAGCGAGATAATGGTATCGTACTTAATACGGGTGAACGCGCTGAGATGCGGATTGCCGACAGTCTGGATGAGCAGATTGCTTACGATTTAGTAGTAGTGACTACCCTCGCCCATCAGGTTGATCCGCTTCTGCCTGTCTTACAGCGTAGCAGGGCCAAATGTGTTCATTTCATGTTTGTTAACTTTGAGCCCGAACGATTAAGAGATGCATTAGGTAAAAAGCGATGCACATTTGGTATGCCGGCCGTGATGGCCACGCTAGATGACGCGGGAAGGCTCAAGCCAACGATAAGTTCAAGGCAGAAGACGCTTCACAGCGATCAACGTTGGGTCGATCTGTTCAGCGATGCGGGAGTACCTTCGGTTTTGGAACCGGAAATGTTGCTTTGGCTCAGTTGTCACGTTCCCTTTACGGTTGCCATGGAAAGTGTATCGGTGGCTGGGCACCGACGTGGGGGCGGGGCAACGTGGGCGGAGGCTATGGTCGGTGCACGTGGCATGCATGCAGGTTTCGCTATCGTGAAGCGACTAAAGTCACGCCTGTATCCTCGTTCGAAATCTGTAATGGCTTCCCTTCCCGTATTACTGATTGCATTTCTGCTATGGTTCGTTTCTCGCATTGCGCCCATGCGCGAACTGATGGCAACAGGATTGAATGAATGTCGAGCGCTGGCCGATAAAATGGTGGCGGCATCGGATAAGTTAAAGCCAATTTTACCATCAGCAGCACAGGCCGTCCTAAAGATGAGGCCCGTAGAAGAAAGTCGGGTAAAAAGTCATTCCTAGCCATTCGCTCTGAAGATCGTTTTGTGTGGGATGAATTAGGAAATTAAGAGGAATCCACTGGGGAAAGCCCATACGACACCCTGTTTGCCGACACCGAAGGAGCAAACAGATAGACTACCCGCCGCTACCGGTTCCAAACTCCACTGTGGCAATCGTCTCCAAGCAACCTCAATCGGTCGTATCGTTGAAAAGGAGCGACAAAAGAGGGGAGCAGAGCGAATGAACGTTTACAGATTGAGCACTTCTTACATGAGTGGCTGGGTGACATAATGCAAAACTTAGCGAAGTTTGAACAAGCTATTAGTCTCTTGAAGATCATTCATCAATGCAATTTTGTTTGCCAGCATACTTTGAAGAGTTTCGAGAATCCTCTTGAATTCGTCCTGTTTATGTTCGATCTCTTCTATCTTTTGGGTAAGAAGTTCAACCACTTTTAAGATGGTAAGCCGATTGGAATCATGCTCGTGAAAGACGTACTTCAATTCGGATAAAGAAAAGCCCACGGCCTGGAATGTTTTTATCATCCTAAAATGGGTGACAGCTTCCTCCGAATAATCACGGTAGTTATTCTCCTGACGCTGGACGTGACGTTCGTCCAACAACCCTTCCTTCTCATAAAAACGGATCGTAGGGGCTGTTAACCCAGTTTTTTCTGCTAGCTCATGAATCTTCATATAAACCTCCCTTAGGAACCGCTTGACCTTTAAGTACACTTTATAGTTTATACTGCAATTGTTCAAGTCGTAATACACTCAGAGGAGGATATAATGATGCGTGTTTTTGTAACAGGAGCAACGGGACATATCGGGTCTGCCGTCGTCCGGGAACTCATCAGTGCACGTCATGAAGTCGTCGGACTTACCCGATCAGACAATGGTGCCGCGGCACTGAAAGAAGCTGGCGCCGAGGTACAACACGGTGCCCTTGACGACCTCGACAGCCTTCAAAGCGGAGCCGCTGCTGCGGACGGAGTGATTCACCTCGCGTTCAAGCACGACTTCTCGAACTTCGCTGGCTCGCTTGCAAGCGACCTGCGCGCCGTAGAGGCAATAGGTGCTGTGCTCGAAGGCTCAAAAAAACCGTTTATCACGACTGCTCATGCAAACGGGAAGGCATCTGACGACGTGGTGATAGCGCTGGCTGATCGCGGGGTGCGGGCGTCGGTCGCATCGCTGCCGCCGACAGTACACGGCCGGGGTGACAAGGGCTTCGTACCGATGTTGATAAACATCGCCCGCGACAAAGGTTTTTCCGCCTACATCGGCGACGGTTCCAATCGCTGGCCAGCCGTACATCGCCTTGACGCCGCCCACCTCTACCGCCTCGCGTTGGAAAAGGCTCCGGCCGGTTCACGGCTATACGGCAGGGGCGAAGAAGGGGTCCCATTTCGCGACATTGCGAGCGTCATCGGTAAACACCTCAACGTACCAGTGGTTGGTATTCCGCGAGAAGAGGCAGATGCCCATTTCGGCTTTCTCGGTGCAATTGCCGCGCTTGATATACCAGACGTAATGCCAGGGTCGACTGCACAGACTCGGGAACTTTTGGGTTGGGAACCGGTCCACCCTGGACTGATCGAGGATCTCGAACAGGGCCACTACTTCAACAGCTGACTTGAGGTTGTTTAGGGTCAATATGCATGCAATCATCTCCAATGGGTTGTCAGCGCATATTCCTTTGGTTGGTCACATTCATCATGATAGAAGGGCATGCTAAGGAGCCTCTACTGCCATTCCGGCTTTTCCGTGCTTTGTCGACTGCCCGCGAGCTTTACGCAGCTGCGGCCACATGCCAACGGATCGCACAGCAATCATTACAATCGTCATGAGCATAAAGGCCGGAGCAACCACCGTGAACGACAGGTGATGATTCAGCATGAAGTGCACAAACCGCTTGGGGTACCAGGATGTCGCTGTATAGGCAATTAAAACGCGGATCCCCAGCGCGGCCAGCCACAGTAACAGGTACCACGGACCACACCAGACTTTCGCTTTGCCATCTTCCCCAATCTGCACGCGTGTAGACAGTACCATCAGCCAGCCAAAGAGTGCTCCGACAGCTGCGCTGACAAGGAACGCGACCACGTCATTGCCATTTGTCGGGAAATTGCGCAGATAAACTGCCGAAACAATGATGACTGCAATGTAGGGTCGGATTAGGCTGAACCCGGTGACCTTGCGCCACCCGAGTTGTGTAAACAACACCATGGCTAGGAAAATCCCGATAATCAGCCAGCTTGAACTTGTCATTTTAATTCCCTCCAAGACCTGTTGTGATGTCATCGTAATACGTTTTGACACCGGCATCGTCCACACGCGGATGGATTTCCACTTCGTTGCGGCTCTATCTACAGATAGATTGGAAAACCTGAAGGCAGGAGTCCGTGCCCTTCGACTGGAATTCTGTCGAAGCGTGGCAGAAGGGGGGGAGTATGAACTTGGCTTCTGGGTTATCGAAAAGTCTACGAAATAGGATGAATCTCTGGCCGATCCGCCTGATTGGATCGGGCGTGCTCGTGGCATTTTTTTACGAACAATTTTACAGTGAGGATCACTGGATACTGGAATTGGCGCTTGCGGTCGTCTTGTATTATCTACTCATGATCTGGAATTCTCGAATCTTGCGGAGCCTGCCCGCCCTGGTCGCATCCGCCGCAATCATCTGCACGATGGCGATCTATGTCCATGTCACCATGGATGTCGACACTAGTCTTCTGATATTGCCAATGGTAGCCCTGCTGGCGTCCCTTCCTCAATCTCAGACGCTGCAGTCGGTGGTGCTAGCTGCGGCGTGTTCCGTTGTCACAATCATAGCTTCTTACGGAGTGGGTTTTCCCTGGGGGACGCTTTTTGGTTTAGCTGGAATTTACGCCTTCGTTCGCGGTCGCAACGAAGGCGAGCAATTGCGCGAACAGCACTTGGAGGAACTGAACGCAGCGCACGGGGAACTCCAACGTGCGCATAGAGAGTTGGAGCGGTCATCGGTGGAATCCGTCCGATATGCGGCGCTGTCAGAGCGCTCCCGAATCGCGCGCGAGGTCCATGACGTAGTCGGTCACAACCTGACCACGCTGATCGTTCAGTTGCAAGCGCTGCAATACATGCTTCCTGGCGATCCCCATGCCGCCGCCGCTGAGGTTCCAAGGATGCTACATATCGCACGGTCAGGTCTCAACGAGGTGCGCAAAACCGTCGGGGAAATGGCAGACGATGAATTTGGGCTCGGCGCAGCGGCGTTGCGTGGGCTGGTATCACAAGTGGTTGCACAGTCTCACTTGCAGATCCATTTCCTTGCCGACGACAAGGAATCCGACTGGCCCATTTCCATTAGTGTGGTGTTGTATCGCATCCTACAAGAGTGCCTGACCAATGTATTGCGCTATGCCGAAGCGGGGAATGTCTGGGTCAATGTGACAGAGCGAGGTGAAGCCATCACACTCAGCGTGTCAGACGATGGCATTTACCGAGGAGCTCCCCCGTTGCAGCCGGGTTTTGGATTCAGAGGGATGTCCGAGCGTGCTGCCTCAGTTGGCGGAAAGTGCGAATGGGGCGTCCGAGCGCCACACGGACTAACTGTGTCCGTAATGGTTCCGTTAACTGACGAGCTTGGAAGAGAGGGAAATCCCCGCAGTGGATGGAGGTAATGGAACATGGGCGGATCACAAATTCGCATCTTGTTGGCGGACGATCAATCTCTAATTCGTGAAGGGTTACGATACATATTGA
The Alicyclobacillus curvatus genome window above contains:
- a CDS encoding MerR family transcriptional regulator; the encoded protein is MRIRELAEKTGLSVHTIRFYEKEGLLDSRHVQREENRYRRYSDDAVERLNLVKKFQGIGCSLAELKEILQDHDANSRTDLEIIEWIHQKMNEVKRNKDELDQILGTLNWMLDYRMAKLD
- a CDS encoding sensor histidine kinase translates to MNLWPIRLIGSGVLVAFFYEQFYSEDHWILELALAVVLYYLLMIWNSRILRSLPALVASAAIICTMAIYVHVTMDVDTSLLILPMVALLASLPQSQTLQSVVLAAACSVVTIIASYGVGFPWGTLFGLAGIYAFVRGRNEGEQLREQHLEELNAAHGELQRAHRELERSSVESVRYAALSERSRIAREVHDVVGHNLTTLIVQLQALQYMLPGDPHAAAAEVPRMLHIARSGLNEVRKTVGEMADDEFGLGAAALRGLVSQVVAQSHLQIHFLADDKESDWPISISVVLYRILQECLTNVLRYAEAGNVWVNVTERGEAITLSVSDDGIYRGAPPLQPGFGFRGMSERAASVGGKCEWGVRAPHGLTVSVMVPLTDELGREGNPRSGWR
- a CDS encoding MerR family transcriptional regulator, coding for MKIHELAEKTGLTAPTIRFYEKEGLLDERHVQRQENNYRDYSEEAVTHFRMIKTFQAVGFSLSELKYVFHEHDSNRLTILKVVELLTQKIEEIEHKQDEFKRILETLQSMLANKIALMNDLQETNSLFKLR
- a CDS encoding SDR family oxidoreductase; this encodes MRVFVTGATGHIGSAVVRELISARHEVVGLTRSDNGAAALKEAGAEVQHGALDDLDSLQSGAAAADGVIHLAFKHDFSNFAGSLASDLRAVEAIGAVLEGSKKPFITTAHANGKASDDVVIALADRGVRASVASLPPTVHGRGDKGFVPMLINIARDKGFSAYIGDGSNRWPAVHRLDAAHLYRLALEKAPAGSRLYGRGEEGVPFRDIASVIGKHLNVPVVGIPREEADAHFGFLGAIAALDIPDVMPGSTAQTRELLGWEPVHPGLIEDLEQGHYFNS
- a CDS encoding RNA polymerase sigma factor, coding for MELIEEWYRQYGLDVFNYLVYRMGTRDVDDLVQETFIRALQGVHHFSGDASPKTWLISIARNVANGFYRKKHRSISSEPLFDMESTERPIEKLIDSMDAKRVIERGLGTMRRSYVDVVILRGVMDLSVSEAAEALGWSESKVRVTWHRALKKLRVFLEGEGTWDVSIRE
- a CDS encoding NAD(P)-binding domain-containing protein; this translates as MDNASIKTQSSLSIAVLGVGKIGSTFAYQLSKAGHEVTVIARQGSLRLEQLQRDNGIVLNTGERAEMRIADSLDEQIAYDLVVVTTLAHQVDPLLPVLQRSRAKCVHFMFVNFEPERLRDALGKKRCTFGMPAVMATLDDAGRLKPTISSRQKTLHSDQRWVDLFSDAGVPSVLEPEMLLWLSCHVPFTVAMESVSVAGHRRGGGATWAEAMVGARGMHAGFAIVKRLKSRLYPRSKSVMASLPVLLIAFLLWFVSRIAPMRELMATGLNECRALADKMVAASDKLKPILPSAAQAVLKMRPVEESRVKSHS